One window of Penaeus chinensis breed Huanghai No. 1 chromosome 1, ASM1920278v2, whole genome shotgun sequence genomic DNA carries:
- the LOC125027100 gene encoding facilitated trehalose transporter Tret1-like, with amino-acid sequence MACEMELETGSSAVEKQISETKTRETECESQQPSSDKAAILPQVAGTAAGALAQLGIGIIGGFSGVMLPQLTDVGARDIVLDEHQVALFSSLVYLGAAVGCLVWTLPMAWMGQRWSMLVHLPVFLAASLALAFAPSVWLLQTSRFLLGVSGGVIEAASYSYVTELAHNRVRGKLVGTADTMRQLGVLIVYILGSTGLSWRKTALICGCVTTIPVGVGLLLLPNSPRWLATRGRMDECKESLAFFRGAQYDCSSEMEAIISQTKDDDDDGGRMLQQIRRMKEPQTLKIFGLLAFLMFSVQFTGNIVVVSYVVPIFNAAKVNISSYMSAIVIATVRIMATVFSLSVVDRLGRRPALITAFLLCSGSLFLLGTFFFLQKKGVSMGKVSWFPVLMMVVYAFVSCVGHPVLNLVRGELLPTAVRNAANSLLFFIFFCGMFVVSHSYPATVSTLGEEGAFWVYGGVCLVIVAAVVFFIPETRGKVLENIAEQEQDVGDYKTRL; translated from the exons ATGGCGTGCGAGATGGAGCTAGAAACCGGCTCCTCAGCTGTAGAAAAGCAAATATCGGAAACCAAGACTCGAGAGACGGAATGCGAGAGTCAGCAGCCCAGTTCTGATAAAGCGGCGATCTTACcacag GTGGCGGGGACGGCGGCGGGGGCCCTGGCTCAGCTGGGCATCGGGATCATCGGGGGATTCTCCGGCGTGATGCTGCCCCAACTCACCGACGTCGGGGCAAGGGATATTGTCCTGGACGAGCACCAGGTGGCTCTTTTCA GCAGCCTTGTGTACCTCGGTGCGGCCGTCGGGTGCCTGGTGTGGACGCTGCCGATGGCGTGGATGGGCCAGCGGTGGTCCATGCTGGTCCACCTGCCCGTGTTCCTGGCGGCTTCGCTAGCCCTCGCCTTCGCCCCCTCCGTGTGGCTCCTGCAGACGTCGCGCTTCCTCCTGGGCGTGAGTGGCGGCGTGATCGAGGCTGCCTCCTACAGCTACGTGACGGAGTTGGCGCACAACAGGGTGAGGGGGAAGCTGGTGGGCACGGCGGACACGATGAGGCAGCTGGGCGTGCTGATAGTGTATATCCTGGGCAGCACAGGcctcagctggaggaagacggcGCTCATCTGCGGCTGCGTGACGACGATCCCGGTGGGCGTCGGCCTCCTGCTGCTGCCGAACTCGCCCCGCTGGCTGGCCACCCGAGGGCGCATGGACGAGTGCAAGGAGAGTCTGGCGTTCTTCCGAGGCGCTCAGTACGACTGCAGTTCCGAGATGGAGGCCATCATCAGCCAGAcgaaggacgacgacgacgacggcggcAGGATGCTGCAGCAGATTCGGCGCATGAAGGAGCCGCAGACGCTGAAGATCTTCGGCCTCCTCGCGTTCCTGATGTTCTCCGTTCAGTTCACGGGGAACATCGTGGTCGTCTCTTACGTCGTCCCGATCTTCAACGCGGCCAAAGTCAACATCAGCTCCTACATGAGCGCCATAGTGATCGCCACCGTGAGAATCATGGccacagtcttctctctctcagtcgtcgACCGGCTGGGGCGGCGGCCGGCGCTGATCACGGCCTTCCTGCTGTGCTCcggctccctcttcctcctcggaaCCTTCTTCTTCTTGCAGAAGAAAGGCGTGAGCATGGGAAAGGTCAGCTGGTTCCCCGTCCTGATGATGGTGGTGTATGCCTTCGTGTCGTGCGTGGGACACCCCGTCCTCAACCTCGTGCGCGGGGAGCTCCTGCCGACGGCGGTCCGGAACGCTGCCAATTCCctactcttcttcatcttcttctgcggGATGTTCGTAGTTTCTCACTCCTACCCTGCGACGGTATCAaccctgggggaggagggagcctTCTGGGTATACGGCGGCGTGTGTCTGGTCATCGTGGCTGCCGTGGTGTTCTTCATCCCGGAGACTCGAGGCAAAGTCCTGGAGAACATTGCCGAACAAGAACAAGATGTAGGCGACTACAAAACCCGACTTTGA